AATTGCCGGATCATGGTTTTCCGCCGGAACATTGGGTGATAGTGCGGCGGATGATACACACCACCGCCAATTTCGCGCTGGCGCGGGACGTACGCTTTTCGGATGACGCGGTGGACTCGGCGGTGGCGGCGCTTTCGGACGGGGCGGGTATATACGTAGATTCGAACATGATACGAAGCGGGATATCCGTGGACAGGCTCAAGGCGGTCAATCCCGGCTACACAAGGGAGAAAATCGCCTGCCACGTGGCGGACGCGGGCGTGGCGGCGGAGGCGAAAAAGGCGGGGCTGCCCCGGTCCCTTTTCGCCGTGCGCAAGGCAAAGGAGATGACAGACGGCGGGATAGCCATGTTCGGCAACGCGCCGGTGGCGCTGCTGGAGCTTAACCGCATGATAATCGAAGAGGGCGTGAGGCCACGGCTGGTGATAGCGATGCCGGTGGGTTTCGTTCACGTGGTGGAGAGCAAGGAGGAACTTATGGCCCTTGGCGTTCCCCACATAACACTGAGCGGCAGGTTCGGCGGCAGCCCGCTGGCGGTGAGCGTTATCCACTCGCTATGTTCAATAGCGGTGGAAAGAAAGAAGGTGACGGCGTGACAGAAAATAAAACGAAGGCGGTAATATTGATGGGGCACGGCAGCCGTGTGCCGGGCGCGGGGGACGGAATGGAGAAAGTGGCCGAGGCGCTAAGAAAGAGCGGGACGTCCGGCATTGTGGAGACATGCTACATGTCCCGGCTCGGGCCGCATTTCCCGGAAACGCTGGAAAGATGCGTCAATGCCGGCGCTGTGGAAGTGGCGTTGATCCCGTATTTTTTGCACCTTGGGCTTCACACCCGGCTGGACATTCCGGAGATGATGAAGGAGCAGGCCGCAAAACATCCCGGCGTTAAAGTGATTTTCGGCGAGCATCTGGGATACGACGATTCGATTGTGGAGATCGTGAAAAAACGGATCGAGTCGTCATGGGGCAGGGATGACGTGCGGGACATCAGGCTTGAGCCGCGCGAAAAATATCCGCTGCCTCCGGGGGACATGGAGTTTGTCCCCATGTCACCTTGCGAGGCGAAAAGATTCAAGGAAAAACATGATTGCGGCCATGGACACCATCATTAAAAAATCGGCGCCGGTGGCCGCGCTGGCGGCAATTATTGTTGTGGCCGCATCCGGCCCCGCACACGCCATGCACATAGCCGACGGGATACTTCCCGCAGGATGGGCGGCGCTATGGTGGATCGCGGCGGTCCCGTTCATCGCATGGGGGGCGAAAGCCCTGGATACGGCAAGCGCCTCTTCGGCGCAAAAGCCTTTCGTGGGGCTTGTGGGATCGGCTATATTCGTGATCTCGTGCATGCCCATACCCATACCGGTCACAGGTTCATGCTCGCACCCGTGCGCCACAGGGCTTGCCGCTTTGCTCATCGGGCCGAGGCTCACGGTGGCGGTTGCGTCGGTGGCGCTTGCGTTGCAAGCGCTTTTTCTGGCCCACGGGGGGATTACGACGTTTGGGGCGAATGTTGTGTCCATGGGAATAGCCGGCGGCTTTACAGGCTACCTGGCGTTCACAGTTTCACGGCGCGTTGGCTTGTCATTGACTGTGTCGGCATTCATGGCGGGATTGCTTTCGGATTGGGCCACCTACGCCACAACTTCTTTCGAGCTTGCCACGGCGCTTTCCGGCGATGGGCCGTTCACAGCAATGTTCACAGCGATAATCACGGCGTTCGCCCCCACGCAAATACCTCTGGGAGTGATGGAGGGAATCATGACCTCTGTGGCATACCGGTTCATCATGGAGCGAAGGCCGGAGCTTGCGGAGGCTCCGGCGCGGATGGAGCAACGGATATGAAAGAAATTATGGCGCTATACATCGCGCTTTCGCAGGCGCAAAAATGGGAGGGGGTGGACAAAGGCGTGATCGAGAAGTTCGCCGCCGCCGCCGGCAGGGAGCCTTCAGGATGGAATTCCTGGGCGGCGGAAGGAGACCTGCCTCTGTTCCTTTTCCTTGTGGCGGGAGTTGCGGGGGGTTTCGTTTTCGGGTATTTCTACCGGGAGCTTTTCCCACCTCGAAAAAAGGAGCGGGCCGGTGACGCCTGACAACCTGCCTGACCTGGACGCGCGCGGAGCGCAGCTTGTTGATCCTCGGGTGGGGCTCATATTGGCCATTGCGGCGATCTTTGCGATGACCGCGTCCGCGTCACCCCTGTTTTCTCTCTGCTTTTTTGCTTTGTCGTGGGCGGTGATGCCATTGACCGGTGTCCCATGGCGAAAGACCGCGCGGCGCATGGCCGGGCCGCTGGGCATGGCTGCGATGGTTCTTGCGTTGCAATCGCTGATGACGGGCGCAACGCCGCTGTGGTCGTCCCGGATTTTAGGGATGGTTGTCTCCATCAAAACGGAGGGTCTCAACTCCGGACTGCTCACCGCATCGCGGATGGCGGGGGCCGTGTCCGTTTTCATGCTATTGTCGTCGGCGGTGTCCGCGCGGGGGATATTCATGGCGCTAAAGTGGCTCAAAACACCGCAGGCCCTTGTCGAACTGGCGGTGACAATGACGCGGCAGACGTTTACGATCCTCGAAACCGCAAGGGAGATGGCATCGGCTCAGAAAGCCCGGCTAGGCTACGGCGGCGGCGCAAGGACCATTTCTTCGGCGGGAATTTTGTCCGGCGCGGTGATCCTCCACGCGGCTGGGGCGGCGAAACGGACCCACGACGCCATGCTGGCGAGGGGATACAACGGCAGCATGCCTATGAGCCAGCTGCCACCCCTTGGCGCGCGGCTTCGCATTCAAATCGCCACAGGTCTTGCGGGAGTCTGTCTGGCTTTCATGCTTTCCCGGGGGTCACTATGAGCAAGGATATCGTCATGGCCGTCCGGGGCCTTGCGTATTCGTATGGCGCCGGGCCGGAAATCATCCATGGGATGGACTTTGACCTGCGCGAGGGGGAGTTCGCCGCCGTGATGGGGGCCAACGGTTCGGGAAAGACCACGCTCATAAAACTGCTTGCCGGTTTGCTTGAACCTGGCAAGGGAGACGTGCTCCTTTCAGGGCAAAACATGAAATCCGTTCCCAACGACCGGCGTTACACTCGCATCGGCGTTGTGTTCCAGAACCCGGACGACCAGCTTTTCGCCATGACCGTGGCCGACGACGTTGCATTCGGCCCGCGCAACATGGGATTGGACGAACATACCGTCATGGCACGGGTGAAACAAGCGCTGGAGCTTGTCCACGCAGCCCACCTTATGGACAGGGGAGTGGCCGAGCTGAGTTACGGCCAGAAAAAACGGGTGGCCATCGCCGGGGTCCTTGCTATGGGCTCGTCCATCCTGCTGCTCGACGAACCAGCCGCCGGGCTGGATCCAGCAGGGGAAAATTCCATCATGCGCCTGATCGGCGAGCTTAACCGGAACAAAAACGTCACCGTGGTGATGGCTGCTCACTCGGTGGACATGATTCCACTGTTCGCCAGCAGGGTGATGATACTGGACAAGGGAAAGATCATGACCGACGGCCCGATGCGAGTGGCGTTGACGGACGGGAACCTGCTGGACCGCGCAGGGCTGCGGCTGCCTTATGTCGCCTCGCTTATGCGCGAATTGGAAATCAAGGATGGCCTTTCATTCGCCGACCTTCCGCTGACTATCGGAGAGGCGCGGCGCAGGATTCTGGAGCTTTTACCGGAAAGCGCGTTGGACAGGCCGGAGGGCGCCTTGCCATGAACTTAGTCCTGCGCGAAGGTTACACCACCGGGGCGTGCGCCGCCGCATCGGCAAAAGCGGCGGTGACCGTCCTTGCGGGTATGCCCGCGCCGGCTGACGTGGAAATTCCCATGCCGGACGGTGGAAGGGCCGTCATTGCGGTGGAACGATGCTCCATCGCCGGATCGCGCGCCACCGCCGCCGTGATAAAAGATGCGGGTGACGATCCGGACGTGACCAACGGCTCGCTTGTGGAAGCGTGCGCACAGTGGAGTGACGCAGAGGGCATAGAGTTCGCCGCCGGGGAGGGGGTGGGCACGGTCACGAAAAAAGGGCTGCAAATACCGGTGGGCGAGCCTGCGATCAATCCTGTCCCACGGCGGATGATAGAAAACGCGGTGCGTGAAATAACCAAACGCGCGGTCAAGGTGACCATATCCATCCCGGGTGGTGACGCCATCGCCCGGAATACGTTCAATCCCAGGCTTGGCGTGGTCAGCGGCCTTTCCATATTGGGCACGACGGGGAAAGTGAGGCCATACAGCCACCCGGCGATAAAGGAGACACTCCGATGCGAGTTGAACGTGGCGGTGGCCAATGGCGCCAGGAATCTTGTTTTCACAGCGGGCAATATCGGGACGCGTGC
The genomic region above belongs to Nitrospinota bacterium and contains:
- a CDS encoding precorrin-8X methylmutase, with product MNGRTTGEKALIHSIYESPVSPEQIESRSFAAIDAELPDHGFPPEHWVIVRRMIHTTANFALARDVRFSDDAVDSAVAALSDGAGIYVDSNMIRSGISVDRLKAVNPGYTREKIACHVADAGVAAEAKKAGLPRSLFAVRKAKEMTDGGIAMFGNAPVALLELNRMIIEEGVRPRLVIAMPVGFVHVVESKEELMALGVPHITLSGRFGGSPLAVSVIHSLCSIAVERKKVTA
- a CDS encoding ATP-binding cassette domain-containing protein is translated as MSKDIVMAVRGLAYSYGAGPEIIHGMDFDLREGEFAAVMGANGSGKTTLIKLLAGLLEPGKGDVLLSGQNMKSVPNDRRYTRIGVVFQNPDDQLFAMTVADDVAFGPRNMGLDEHTVMARVKQALELVHAAHLMDRGVAELSYGQKKRVAIAGVLAMGSSILLLDEPAAGLDPAGENSIMRLIGELNRNKNVTVVMAAHSVDMIPLFASRVMILDKGKIMTDGPMRVALTDGNLLDRAGLRLPYVASLMRELEIKDGLSFADLPLTIGEARRRILELLPESALDRPEGALP
- a CDS encoding CbiX/SirB N-terminal domain-containing protein; protein product: MFNSGGKKEGDGVTENKTKAVILMGHGSRVPGAGDGMEKVAEALRKSGTSGIVETCYMSRLGPHFPETLERCVNAGAVEVALIPYFLHLGLHTRLDIPEMMKEQAAKHPGVKVIFGEHLGYDDSIVEIVKKRIESSWGRDDVRDIRLEPREKYPLPPGDMEFVPMSPCEAKRFKEKHDCGHGHHH
- the cbiD gene encoding cobalamin biosynthesis protein CbiD, with protein sequence MNLVLREGYTTGACAAASAKAAVTVLAGMPAPADVEIPMPDGGRAVIAVERCSIAGSRATAAVIKDAGDDPDVTNGSLVEACAQWSDAEGIEFAAGEGVGTVTKKGLQIPVGEPAINPVPRRMIENAVREITKRAVKVTISIPGGDAIARNTFNPRLGVVSGLSILGTTGKVRPYSHPAIKETLRCELNVAVANGARNLVFTAGNIGTRAALEKFGVGRENVIEVSNEWGFMIDLAAQAPLEAALVAGHPGKLAKLTEGWWDTHSSRSGSAAPIVAAMAENITGRTMSDLNTVEGIFESLSPEQKKIVADELAQNVAAAISVRVQGRFPVAAALFDMKGVMLGSFGDLARWLV